One genomic window of Glycine soja cultivar W05 chromosome 9, ASM419377v2, whole genome shotgun sequence includes the following:
- the LOC114367910 gene encoding putative disease resistance protein RGA3, with protein MAEFTLEAVLRNLNTLVQKELPLFLGFDKDLERLATLFTTIKAALEDAEEKQFSDRAMKDWLGKLKDAALILDDIIDECAYEGLALENQRVKSGPSDKVQGSCLSSFNPKRVVFRYKIATKMKGINERLIEIAEERKKFHLTELVRERRSEVIQLRQTGSSITETQVFGREEDKNKILDFLIGDATHSEELSVYPIAGVGGLGKTTVAQLIFNHERVVNHFELRMWVCVSEYFSLKRVTKAIIEAAGHTCQDLDLESQQRRLHDLLQRKRYLLVLDDVWDDNQENWQRLKSALACGAKGASLLVTTRLLKVVAIMGTLPPHELSVLSDNDCWELFKHQAFGPNEEEHVELEDIGKEMVKKCRGMPLAAKALGGLLRFKRNKNEWLNVKENNLLELSHNENSIIPVLRLSYLNLPIEHKQCFAYCAIFPKDESIGKQYLIELWMANGFISSNERLDVEDVGDQVWNELYQRSFFQDIETDEFGKVTSFKMHDLVHDLAQSIAEDVCCIAEDNRVTTLPERIHHLLDHRSMWNVYGESKNSVLLHPVKSLRTYILPDHYGDQLSPHPDVLKCLSLRVLDFLKQETLSSSIGLLKHLRYLNLSGGGFETLPESLCKLWNLQILKLDRCNRLKMLPESLVCLKALRQLSFNDCQELSSLPPQIGMLTSLRILTKFFVEKEKGFRMEELGPLKLKGDLDIKHLGNVKSVIDAKEANMSSKQLNKLRLSWDKNEDLKLQENVEEILEVLQPDTQQLWRLDVEEYKGVHFPGWMSSPSLKYLTLLNLLNCENCFQLPPLGKLPSLKILGIMKNNHVEYLYEESYNGEVVFGALEVLTIRHLPNFKRLSREDGKSMFPRISILEIDECPEFLGDEVLLKGLDSLSVFNCDKFNVSAGFQHLWKLWISNCRDVGDLHALKDMTSLKVLRLRNLPKLESFPNCFGNLPLLCELSIFFCSKLSCLPTSLSLINLQHLTIFGCHPDLEKRCEKETGEDWSKIAHVPYISVGSKHYSPD; from the coding sequence ATGGCTGAGTTTACCCTTGAAGCCGTGCTTAGGAATTTGAACACACTTGTTCAAAAGGAGTTGCCACTATTTCTGGGTTTTGATAAAGACTTAGAAAGGCTTGCCACCTTGTTCACTACAATCAAGGCTGCGCTTGAAGATGCTGAAGAGAAACAATTCTCAGACAGAGCTATGAAAGATTGGCTGGGAAAGCTAAAAGATGCAGCACTCATCCTGGATGACATCATTGATGAGTGTGCCTATGAAGGATTGGCGTTGGAGAACCAGCGGGTCAAGTCTGGTCCATCAGATAAGGTACAAGGCTCTTGCTTATCCTCTTTTAATCCCAAGCGTGTTGTTTTCCGTTACAAAATTGCTACAAAAATGAAAGGGATAAATGAGAGATTAATTGAAATTGCTGAAGAAAGGAAAAAGTTTCATTTGACTGAGCTGGTTCGTGAGAGAAGAAGTGAAGTCATTCAGTTGCGCCAAACTGGCTCTTCCATCACTGAAACACAAGTCTTTGGAAGAGAAGaagataagaataaaattttagacTTTTTAATTGGTGATGCTACTCATTCAGAGGAGTTATCCGTCTATCCAATAGCTGGTGTAGGTGGACTTGGAAAAACAACAGTTGCCCAACTCATCTTCAATCATGAGAGAGTAGTCAACCACTTTGAGTTAAGAATGTGGGTATGTGTTTCAGAATATTTTAGTTTGAAGAGAGTGACAAAAGCTATCATCGAAGCAGCTGGCCATACCTGTCAGGATTTGGATCTAGAGTCACAGCAAAGAAGACTTCATGATCTGCttcaaagaaaaagatatttgCTTGTTTTGGATGACGTGTGGGATGATAATCAAGAGAATTGGCAGAGGCTGAAATCTGCACTAGCTTGTGGGGCAAAAGGCGCTTCCCTTTTAGTTACTACTCGCCTTTTGAAGGTTGTGGCAATCATGGGGACATTGCCTCCTCATGAATTATCGGTCCTGTCCGACAATGATTGTTGGGAATTGTTTAAACACCAAGCCTTTGGACCAAATGAGGAAGAACATGTGGAGCTCGAGGACATAGGGAAAGAGATGGTAAAGAAGTGTCGGGGAATGCCTCTTGCTGCAAAAGCACTAGGAGGTCTTTTACGCTTCAAGAGGAACAAAAATGAGTGGCTCAATGTTAAGGAAAACAACCTTTTGGAGTTATCACACAACGAGAACTCCATAATTCCTGTCCTGAGATTGAGTTACTTAAACTTACCAATTGAGCACAAACAATGTTTTGCTTATTGCGCAATATTTCCCAAAGATGAAAGCATAGGGAAGCAATATTTAATTGAACTTTGGATGGCTAATGGGTTCATTTCATCTAATGAAAGATTAGATGTTGAAGATGTCGGTGATCAAGTTTGGAATGAATTATATCAAAGATCTTTTTTTCAGGATATTGAGACAGATGAATTTGGCAAAGTTACAAGTTTCAAGATGCATGACCTTGTTCACGATCTAGCACAGTCTATTGCAGAAGATGTTTGTTGCATTGCAGAAGACAATCGAGTAACTACTTTGCCTGAAAGAATACACCATCTCTTAGATCATAGGTCCATGTGGAATGTATATGGGGAATCCAAAAATTCAGTGTTGCTGCATCCAGTCAAATCTTTGAGAACCTATATATTGCCAGATCACTATGGTGACCAACTTTCTCCTCATCCTGATGTGTTGAAATGTCTTTCTTTGCGGGTCCTTGATTTTTTAAAGCAAGAAACATTGTCATCTTCAATAGGTCTTTTAAAACATCTAAGGTACTTGAATCTTTCTGGGGGTGGCTTCGAAACTCTGCCAGAATCCCTGTGTAAATTATGGAATTTGCAGATATTGAAATTAGATCGTTGCAATCGTCTCAAAATGTTGCCTGAAAGCTTGGTATGCTTAAAAGCTCTACGACAGTTATCTTTCAATGATTGCCAAGAACTATCAAGCTTGCCTCCTCAGATAGGAATGTTGACTTCCCTAAGGATCTTGACCAAGTTCtttgttgaaaaagaaaaagggtttCGTATGGAAGAATTGGGACCTCTGAAGCTTAAAGGGGATCTTGACATCAAACATCTAGGAAATGTAAAAAGTGTAATAGATGCCAAAGAAGCCAATATGTCAAGTAAGCAATTGAATAAGTTGCGATTGTCATGGGACAAAAATGAAGACCTTAAATTACAAGAAAATGTTGAGGAGATTCTTGAAGTGCTCCAACCTGATACCCAACAACTTTGGAGATTAGATGTGGAAGAATATAAAGGTGTCCATTTTCCAGGATGGATGTCTAGTCCTTCTCTTAAGTATTTAACCCTTTTAAATCTGCTGAATTGCGAAAACTGTTTCCAACTTCCTCCATTGGGAAAACTTCCTTCTCTAAAGATTCTAGGAATAATGAAGAATAATCATGTAGAATACCTCTACGAGGAGTCCTATAATGGGGAAGTAGTTTTCGGAGCCCTAGAAGTTCTGACCATACGTCATTTGCCAAACTTTAAAAGGTTGTCAAGGGAGGATGGGAAAAGCATGTTTCCCCGCATTTCCATTCTTGAAATTGATGAATGTCCTGAATTCCTCGGAGATGAAGTATTGCTGAAAGGGTTGGACTCTCTCTCGGTATTCAATTGTGATAAGTTCAATGTGTCGGCAGGTTTTCAACACCTTTGGAAATTGTGGATTTCCAATTGCAGAGATGTGGGAGATTTGCATGCTTTAAAAGATATGACTTCCCTCAAGGTGTTAAGATTGAGGAATCTTCCAAAGCTAGAATCATTTCCCAACTGCTTTGGAAACCTTCCCTTGCTTTGCgaattgagtatttttttttgttccaagTTGTCGTGTCTTCCAACAAGCCTAAGCCTCATCAATCTGCAACACTTGACTATTTTTGGTTGCCATCCTGACTTAGAGAAGCGATGTGAGAAGGAAACCGGGGAGGACTGGTCAAAAATAGCTCATGTTCCCTATATTTCAGTGGGAAGTAAACACTATAGTCCTGATTGA